In the genome of Qipengyuania seohaensis, one region contains:
- a CDS encoding disulfide bond formation protein B has translation MTETLSMQLAQRLALALPAALLAGAYISQYGFGLYPCEMCWWQRWPHFAALAFALLSFFVPNKKLLVALAAGGILTSGAIGFFHAGVEYRLWEGITSCAAAPLPDDGQSALDAIMNAPLVRCDEAPWTLFGISLAGFNFLLSTLGGLTILRLLAKDKAV, from the coding sequence ATGACCGAGACGCTCTCGATGCAGCTGGCCCAGCGGCTGGCCCTTGCGCTCCCTGCCGCCCTACTTGCAGGGGCGTATATTTCGCAATACGGCTTCGGCCTCTACCCCTGCGAAATGTGCTGGTGGCAACGCTGGCCCCATTTCGCCGCCCTCGCTTTCGCGCTGCTGTCGTTCTTTGTGCCGAACAAGAAGCTGCTCGTCGCGCTGGCGGCCGGCGGCATCCTCACATCTGGCGCCATCGGGTTCTTCCACGCAGGCGTGGAATATAGACTGTGGGAGGGAATCACCTCCTGCGCCGCTGCCCCGCTGCCCGATGACGGGCAGAGCGCGCTCGATGCCATCATGAACGCTCCGCTTGTGCGCTGCGACGAAGCGCCCTGGACGCTGTTCGGCATCAGCCTGGCGGGCTTCAACTTCCTCTTGTCCACCCTGGGCGGGCTCACCATCTTGCGCCTGTTGGCAAAGGACAAGGCAGTATGA
- a CDS encoding demethoxyubiquinone hydroxylase family protein has protein sequence MTKTPDHIARMIRVDQAGEFGATRIYAGQLAVMGDRGPHSAEIAGMAEQEADHRAKFDALMARRGVRPTALQPFWDRAGFALGAVTAMIGPEAAMACTAAVETEIDKHYSDQLDQLEETGEDPELAAMIEQFREDEREHRDAALAAGAERAPAYPVLSGLIRLGCRAAIRISERI, from the coding sequence ATGACCAAGACCCCCGACCACATCGCCCGCATGATCCGCGTCGACCAGGCCGGAGAATTCGGCGCGACGCGGATTTACGCCGGACAGCTTGCCGTCATGGGAGATCGCGGACCGCATTCGGCTGAAATCGCCGGGATGGCCGAGCAGGAAGCCGACCACCGGGCCAAGTTCGATGCGCTTATGGCGCGCCGGGGCGTTCGCCCGACGGCGTTGCAGCCGTTCTGGGATCGAGCCGGGTTCGCCTTGGGCGCAGTCACGGCGATGATCGGGCCGGAAGCGGCCATGGCTTGCACAGCTGCGGTCGAAACCGAGATCGACAAGCACTATTCCGACCAACTCGACCAGCTGGAAGAAACGGGAGAGGATCCGGAGCTTGCCGCGATGATCGAGCAGTTCCGCGAGGACGAGCGCGAGCATCGCGATGCCGCGCTGGCCGCAGGTGCAGAGCGCGCGCCCGCCTATCCCGTGCTGTCGGGACTGATCCGCCTGGGCTGCCGCGCCGCGATCCGCATTTCCGAGCGCATCTAG
- the wecB gene encoding non-hydrolyzing UDP-N-acetylglucosamine 2-epimerase, whose translation MTARPKILTVFGTRPEAIKLFPLVHALQEDERFESRVCVSAQHRGMLDQVLDIAGVSPDHDLDLMTPGQTLDELTARALTGIGKVLDEEQPDWVVVQGDTTTVMAGAIAAYYRKIPVCHVEAGLRSGNIHHPWPEEVNRRVVGTFAALHCAPTETSAAALLRENVDSASVHVTGNTVIDALKWVTARIEQEPSLASGLADLEARFAGKRIIGMTSHRRENFGDGMQNIANAVKRIASRDDIAVIFPVHLNPNVRAVMNEQLAGLDNVALIEPLDYPHFARLLDISHLMLTDSGGVQEEAPALGKPVLVMRETTERPEGVEAGTAKLVGTDADTIVRETLRLLDDEVAYAAMARAHNPFGDGQSSQRICDLLAEA comes from the coding sequence ATGACTGCGCGACCCAAGATCCTCACCGTTTTCGGCACAAGGCCCGAAGCGATCAAGCTTTTCCCCCTTGTCCACGCCCTGCAAGAGGACGAGCGCTTTGAAAGCCGCGTCTGCGTCTCTGCGCAGCACCGCGGGATGCTCGACCAGGTGCTCGATATCGCAGGGGTTTCGCCCGACCACGATCTCGACCTTATGACGCCTGGACAGACGCTCGACGAGCTGACGGCGCGGGCTCTGACCGGGATCGGCAAGGTGCTCGACGAAGAACAGCCCGACTGGGTGGTGGTACAAGGCGATACGACGACCGTCATGGCCGGGGCGATCGCTGCCTATTACCGCAAGATCCCTGTCTGCCATGTCGAGGCGGGCCTCCGGAGCGGGAATATCCATCATCCGTGGCCCGAAGAGGTCAATCGCAGGGTCGTGGGCACTTTCGCCGCGCTCCACTGCGCGCCGACCGAAACCAGCGCGGCTGCGCTGCTGAGGGAGAACGTCGATTCCGCCAGCGTCCATGTCACGGGAAATACGGTGATCGACGCGCTCAAATGGGTGACTGCGCGCATCGAGCAGGAACCTTCGCTTGCCTCGGGCCTCGCCGATCTCGAGGCACGTTTCGCGGGCAAGCGCATCATCGGGATGACCAGCCACCGGCGCGAAAACTTCGGCGACGGGATGCAGAATATCGCCAATGCGGTTAAGCGTATTGCATCACGTGATGATATTGCGGTTATTTTCCCCGTTCATCTCAACCCGAATGTGCGGGCGGTGATGAACGAGCAGCTCGCAGGGCTCGACAATGTCGCGCTGATCGAGCCGCTGGATTATCCGCATTTCGCGCGGCTGCTCGATATCAGCCACCTCATGCTCACCGATAGCGGCGGCGTGCAGGAAGAAGCGCCCGCGCTCGGGAAACCGGTGCTGGTCATGCGGGAGACTACCGAACGCCCCGAGGGCGTGGAGGCGGGCACGGCAAAGCTCGTGGGCACTGATGCCGACACAATTGTGCGCGAAACTTTGCGCCTTCTGGACGACGAAGTCGCCTATGCGGCCATGGCAAGAGCGCACAATCCTTTCGGGGATGGCCAGTCTTCACAGCGCATCTGCGACCTTCTGGCCGAAGCCTGA
- the wecC gene encoding UDP-N-acetyl-D-mannosamine dehydrogenase: MRGDIKPEVCVIGLGYIGLPTAAIIARAGCPVHGVDVTQTVVDTINRGEIHIEEVDLDGLVQAVVQRGLLKASTEVAPADVFVIAVPTPFAKDGNHTPDTSYVMAAAKNVAKVLKKGDVVILESTSPVGTTEAMRDAMAQERPDLAMPGLSDGQPDVSLAYCPERVLPGKILEELTHNDRSIGGITPRCARKALAFYKRFVKGECVTTDARSAEMTKLVENSFRDVNIAFANELSMIADKQGLDVWEVIRLANRHPRVNILTPGPGVGGHCIAVDPWFIVHGAPEEARIIRQARETNDAKMHHVLARAKSLVEANPGAKVACLGLAFKANIDDFRESPARYVAASLARQFGERVQVVEPYAGELPREFDGTGAELVDIDTALEESDVLITLVDHDVFKVIPPEERQNKAVYDTRGIWPDVV; this comes from the coding sequence ATGCGCGGCGACATCAAACCCGAAGTCTGTGTCATCGGACTAGGCTATATCGGCCTGCCCACGGCAGCGATCATTGCGAGGGCTGGGTGCCCCGTCCATGGCGTGGATGTAACGCAGACTGTGGTCGACACGATCAACCGCGGCGAAATCCATATCGAGGAAGTCGATCTGGACGGTCTCGTCCAGGCGGTGGTGCAGCGCGGCCTGCTCAAGGCCTCCACAGAAGTAGCCCCGGCCGATGTATTCGTGATCGCCGTTCCCACTCCCTTCGCCAAGGACGGCAACCATACGCCGGATACGTCCTATGTCATGGCTGCTGCGAAGAACGTGGCGAAGGTCCTCAAGAAGGGCGACGTTGTGATCCTCGAATCCACCTCGCCGGTCGGCACGACGGAGGCGATGCGCGATGCAATGGCGCAAGAGCGCCCCGATCTCGCAATGCCCGGCCTTTCGGACGGACAACCCGACGTCAGCCTGGCCTATTGTCCGGAGCGAGTGTTGCCGGGCAAGATCCTCGAAGAGCTCACGCATAACGATCGCTCGATCGGCGGCATCACGCCGCGTTGTGCCCGCAAGGCGCTGGCCTTCTACAAACGCTTCGTGAAGGGCGAGTGCGTCACTACCGATGCGCGTAGCGCCGAAATGACCAAGCTGGTCGAAAACAGCTTCCGCGACGTGAATATCGCCTTTGCCAACGAGCTATCGATGATCGCGGACAAGCAGGGCCTGGACGTGTGGGAGGTGATCCGCCTCGCCAACCGGCACCCGCGCGTGAACATCCTCACCCCCGGCCCCGGTGTGGGCGGGCACTGCATCGCGGTCGACCCGTGGTTCATCGTCCACGGCGCGCCCGAAGAAGCGAGGATCATCCGCCAGGCGCGCGAGACCAACGATGCCAAAATGCACCACGTCCTCGCCCGCGCGAAGTCACTGGTAGAAGCCAATCCGGGCGCGAAAGTTGCCTGCCTTGGCCTCGCATTCAAGGCTAACATCGACGACTTTCGCGAAAGCCCTGCGCGCTACGTCGCGGCCAGCCTAGCGCGGCAATTCGGCGAGCGGGTCCAGGTAGTCGAACCCTATGCGGGCGAGCTACCGCGCGAATTCGACGGTACCGGTGCCGAGCTCGTCGACATCGACACGGCGCTTGAGGAAAGCGATGTCCTTATCACGCTGGTCGATCACGATGTCTTCAAGGTGATCCCGCCCGAAGAGCGCCAGAACAAGGCCGTCTACGACACGCGCGGTATCTGGCCCGACGTGGTCTGA
- the fabI gene encoding enoyl-ACP reductase FabI, which yields MGSLMQGKRGLIMGLANDKSLAWGIAKKLHEEGAELAFSYQGEALKKRVGPLAEQLGSDFTFECDVSDMDALDSAFDTLKKRWDTIDFVVHAIGFSDKSELRGKYVDTSLDNFLMTMNISAYSLVAVAKRAREMMPNGGSILTLTYYGAEKVIPHYNVMGVAKAALETSVQYLANDLGPENIRVNAISAGPIKTLAASGIGDFRYILKWNEYNSPLRRNVTIEDVGGSGLYFLSDLSSGVTGETHHVDAGYHVVGMKQEDAPDIALDK from the coding sequence ATGGGCTCACTGATGCAGGGCAAACGCGGGCTGATCATGGGTCTCGCCAACGACAAGTCACTGGCATGGGGCATCGCCAAGAAGCTGCACGAAGAGGGTGCGGAACTGGCCTTTTCCTACCAGGGCGAGGCGCTGAAGAAACGCGTCGGTCCGCTCGCCGAACAACTCGGCAGCGATTTCACCTTCGAATGCGACGTGTCCGACATGGACGCGCTCGATAGCGCCTTCGACACACTGAAAAAGCGGTGGGACACCATCGATTTCGTCGTCCATGCCATCGGGTTTTCGGACAAGAGCGAGCTTCGCGGCAAATATGTCGACACCAGCCTCGACAACTTCCTGATGACGATGAACATCTCTGCCTATTCGCTGGTCGCCGTGGCGAAGCGCGCGCGCGAGATGATGCCGAACGGCGGCAGCATACTGACGCTGACCTATTACGGCGCGGAAAAGGTCATCCCGCATTACAACGTCATGGGTGTGGCCAAGGCGGCGCTCGAAACCAGCGTGCAGTACCTCGCCAACGACCTCGGACCGGAGAACATCCGCGTCAACGCGATCAGCGCGGGACCGATCAAGACGCTGGCGGCCAGCGGCATCGGCGACTTCCGCTACATCCTGAAGTGGAACGAGTACAATTCGCCCTTGCGTCGCAACGTGACGATCGAGGATGTGGGCGGATCGGGCCTTTATTTCCTGTCCGACCTGTCATCGGGTGTCACCGGCGAGACGCACCATGTGGATGCAGGCTATCACGTCGTTGGAATGAAGCAGGAAGACGCGCCGGACATCGCTCTCGACAAGTAG